The Nicotiana tabacum cultivar K326 chromosome 14, ASM71507v2, whole genome shotgun sequence genome contains a region encoding:
- the LOC142168913 gene encoding uncharacterized protein LOC142168913, which produces MWLASKLRNLRLGLLFNVSIAMKPSPRTIKLNTDGCMKGNSGSAGRGEILRDDRGQLIMAFTAFFGVSSNNVAKVKAVLIGMQWCIDKGYLNAVVESDTIIIIEMSNEIFKPSWKIKYIIRKIRELMTHDNLLFQ; this is translated from the coding sequence ATGTGGCTTGCGAGCAAATTGAGAAACTTAAGACTAGGATTACTATTCAATGTATCAATTGCGATGAAACCTAGTCCCAGAACTATTAAGTTGAACACTGATGGGTGCATGAAAGGAAACTCAGGTAGTGCAGGACGTGGTGAAATTCTAAGAGATGATAGGGGTCAGTTAATTATGGCTTTTACAGCTTTCTTTGGGGTTTCTTCCAACAATGTGGCAAAGGTAAAAGCAGTACTTATTGGGATGCAATGGTGTATTGACAAAGGATATCTAAATGCTGTAGTGGAGTCTGACACTATAATAATTATTGAAATGAGTAATGAGATATTTAAACCTTCCTGGAAGATTAAATATATTATTAGAAAGATTAGGGAGCTAATGACTCATGACAACCTTTTGTTTCAATAA